A single region of the Polymorphum gilvum SL003B-26A1 genome encodes:
- a CDS encoding glycoside hydrolase family 2 protein, with amino-acid sequence MLERSTLAENALQALHDEDYDVPFNTQSLNHSTMIFTGGRPARSLAGEWNFCVDLLDTGLRQKWFAMRPEPAEERVEPWDYDPYQGETVPVPSCWQMLKEKWYFFEGSAWYTRALDMEEIAADRRYFLRVGAAQYDCKVFLNGVFLGNHYGGSTPFCAELTGHLEPGRNWLMLVVNNTRTLDRVPMRNTDWFNYGGIYREVELFETPATVIRDLFVHLVPDGSYARIRAEVAVDGDARDAVLRLPALGVEAVVPLDADGRGEIVIDAQPDLWSPETPVLHDVELTAGGDRVADRVGFRQIERVGDEIRLNGRPLFLRGISVHEDDRKAGKVTDEADLRRRFAHARDLNCNYLRLAHYPHHELAAKLADELGFLLWEEIPVYWAIAFDNPATYRDAENQLCELIKRDRNRASVIIWSVGNENPDTDARLSFMRRLVETAKRLDPTRLTSAACLINHARNRIEDRLAEHIDVIGINEYYGWYEENFEDLAEIGRNSDPGKPVVISETGADGAIGDGGPRRGLFSEDYMTKVYERQIETLRPLSYVKGMSPWILYDFRVERRQNVFQGGFNRKGLIAADKATKKTAFAVLANYYAERRDSEGGGGTQT; translated from the coding sequence TTGCTCGAACGTTCGACCCTCGCGGAGAATGCGCTCCAGGCCCTGCATGACGAGGACTACGACGTCCCCTTCAACACGCAGAGCCTCAACCATTCGACCATGATCTTCACCGGCGGTCGTCCCGCACGTAGCCTGGCCGGAGAGTGGAACTTCTGCGTCGACCTCCTCGACACGGGCCTGCGCCAGAAATGGTTCGCGATGCGGCCCGAGCCGGCCGAGGAACGGGTCGAGCCGTGGGACTACGACCCCTATCAGGGCGAAACCGTGCCGGTGCCGTCGTGCTGGCAGATGCTGAAGGAGAAATGGTATTTCTTCGAAGGCAGCGCCTGGTATACCCGTGCCCTCGACATGGAGGAAATCGCTGCCGATCGGCGCTATTTCCTGCGCGTCGGCGCCGCACAGTACGACTGCAAGGTGTTTCTCAACGGCGTCTTTCTCGGCAATCACTACGGCGGTTCGACGCCGTTCTGTGCGGAGCTGACCGGTCACCTCGAGCCGGGCCGCAACTGGCTGATGCTGGTCGTGAACAACACCCGCACCCTCGACCGGGTGCCGATGCGCAACACCGACTGGTTCAATTACGGCGGCATCTACCGCGAGGTCGAGCTGTTCGAGACGCCGGCGACGGTGATCCGCGACCTGTTCGTGCACCTGGTGCCGGACGGCAGCTATGCCCGTATCCGCGCCGAGGTGGCGGTCGACGGCGACGCCCGGGACGCCGTCCTGCGCCTGCCGGCTCTCGGCGTCGAGGCTGTCGTGCCGCTCGATGCCGACGGCCGTGGCGAGATCGTCATCGACGCGCAGCCCGACTTGTGGTCGCCGGAAACGCCCGTTCTCCATGACGTCGAACTGACGGCGGGCGGCGATCGCGTTGCCGATCGGGTCGGCTTCCGCCAGATAGAGCGGGTCGGCGACGAGATCCGCCTCAACGGCCGACCGCTGTTCCTGCGCGGCATTTCTGTTCATGAGGACGACCGCAAGGCCGGCAAGGTGACCGACGAGGCGGACCTTCGCCGGCGGTTTGCCCACGCGCGCGACCTGAACTGCAACTATCTGCGCCTTGCGCACTATCCTCACCACGAACTGGCCGCGAAACTCGCCGACGAACTTGGCTTTCTGCTGTGGGAGGAGATCCCGGTCTACTGGGCAATCGCCTTTGACAACCCGGCCACCTACCGGGATGCAGAGAACCAGCTGTGCGAGCTGATAAAGCGCGACCGCAACCGCGCCAGCGTCATCATCTGGTCGGTTGGCAACGAGAACCCGGATACGGACGCGCGGCTGTCGTTCATGCGCCGCCTGGTGGAGACGGCCAAGCGCCTCGACCCGACGCGGCTGACCTCGGCGGCGTGCCTCATCAACCACGCGCGCAACCGGATCGAAGATCGGCTGGCCGAGCATATCGACGTCATCGGCATCAACGAATATTACGGCTGGTACGAGGAGAATTTCGAGGATCTGGCCGAGATCGGCCGCAACTCGGATCCGGGCAAGCCGGTGGTGATCTCGGAAACCGGCGCCGACGGGGCGATCGGCGACGGCGGGCCGCGCCGAGGCCTGTTCAGCGAGGACTACATGACCAAGGTTTACGAGCGCCAGATCGAAACGCTGCGGCCGTTATCCTATGTCAAAGGCATGTCGCCGTGGATTCTCTACGATTTCCGGGTCGAGCGCCGCCAGAACGTGTTTCAGGGCGGCTTCAACCGAAAGGGGCTGATCGCCGCCGACAAGGCAACGAAAAAGACCGCCTTCGCTGTGCTGGCCAACTACTATGCCGAACGGCGGGACAGCGAAGGCGGCGGAGGGACCCAGACATGA
- a CDS encoding TRAP transporter substrate-binding protein codes for MRMSTRAAAIAGAALLAFAASAEAKTLKLNHNNPEDHPLHKSMEFMADRVRELTGGDLKIRVYANAQLGSQRESMELMQNGSLDMARSNASELEAFEESYSALNLPFIFANDDHYYQVLSGEIGDDILNASRDKGFLGLAYYVEGARSFYANKEIHSPADLKGMKIRVQPSPSAIRMVELLGANPTPIAWGELYSALQQGVVDGAENNPLALTTARHGEVSKVYSNNEHTMIPSVVMISTQTWDGLPEVQQKALKQAARESMDFHRDNWNQQVAEGIELAKKELGVKFIEVEKGPFVEAVLPMHEEAAAKSERVADLINRIKALAQ; via the coding sequence ATGCGCATGTCCACTCGCGCTGCCGCCATCGCCGGTGCTGCTCTGCTCGCCTTCGCGGCGTCAGCCGAAGCCAAGACGCTGAAGCTGAACCACAACAATCCGGAGGATCACCCGCTCCATAAGTCCATGGAATTCATGGCGGATCGGGTCAGGGAGCTGACCGGCGGCGACCTCAAGATCCGCGTCTACGCCAATGCGCAGCTCGGCTCCCAGCGCGAATCCATGGAGCTGATGCAGAACGGCTCGCTCGACATGGCCCGCTCCAACGCCAGCGAACTGGAGGCCTTCGAGGAGTCCTATTCGGCCCTCAACCTGCCGTTCATCTTCGCCAACGACGATCACTACTACCAGGTGCTCAGCGGCGAGATCGGCGACGACATCCTCAACGCCTCCCGCGACAAGGGCTTCCTCGGTCTCGCTTATTATGTCGAAGGTGCGCGCTCGTTCTACGCCAACAAGGAAATCCACTCCCCCGCGGATCTGAAGGGCATGAAAATCCGTGTCCAGCCAAGCCCTTCGGCGATCCGCATGGTCGAGCTCCTGGGCGCCAACCCGACGCCGATCGCCTGGGGCGAGCTCTACAGCGCGCTGCAGCAGGGCGTCGTGGACGGGGCGGAAAACAACCCGCTGGCACTGACCACCGCCCGCCATGGCGAGGTCTCAAAAGTCTATTCCAACAACGAGCACACCATGATCCCGTCGGTCGTGATGATCTCGACCCAGACCTGGGACGGTCTGCCGGAAGTCCAACAGAAGGCGCTCAAGCAGGCCGCCCGCGAATCGATGGATTTCCACCGCGACAACTGGAACCAGCAGGTCGCCGAAGGCATCGAACTGGCCAAGAAGGAACTCGGCGTCAAGTTCATTGAGGTCGAGAAGGGGCCCTTCGTCGAGGCAGTTCTGCCGATGCACGAGGAAGCTGCCGCCAAGTCCGAGCGCGTCGCCGATCTGATCAATCGGATCAAGGCTTTGGCCCAGTAA
- a CDS encoding TRAP transporter small permease: protein MHGLKARIDRLLGAVIALAFAVLVACVVWQVVSRYILGTPSTVTDEMARFLFMWVGLIGAAYTLGQRRHLAIDVLPLMVSGTTARMLSAATLVLIAGFGAVVMVYGGGQLVLKTLATGQVSPALRLPMGYIYGAIPFSGAMILYYCLHDIALLARGEDPNADPDAPAPAGARQD, encoded by the coding sequence ATGCATGGACTGAAAGCCCGTATCGACCGGCTGCTGGGAGCGGTCATCGCCCTCGCCTTCGCGGTCCTGGTCGCCTGCGTCGTCTGGCAGGTGGTGTCGCGCTACATCCTCGGCACGCCGAGCACGGTGACGGACGAGATGGCGCGCTTCCTATTCATGTGGGTCGGCCTGATCGGCGCCGCCTACACCCTCGGCCAGCGCCGGCACCTGGCCATCGACGTGCTGCCGCTGATGGTCAGCGGCACGACCGCCCGGATGCTATCGGCGGCGACGCTGGTGCTGATCGCCGGCTTCGGCGCGGTGGTGATGGTCTACGGCGGCGGCCAGCTGGTGCTCAAGACGCTGGCGACCGGCCAAGTGTCGCCGGCCCTGCGCCTGCCGATGGGATACATCTACGGCGCCATCCCCTTCTCCGGCGCCATGATCCTCTACTACTGCCTGCACGACATCGCCCTCCTTGCCAGGGGCGAGGATCCGAACGCCGACCCCGACGCCCCGGCGCCGGCCGGCGCGAGACAGGACTGA
- a CDS encoding TRAP transporter large permease, giving the protein MELQSALTLFGVFGLLMVIGVPIAFAIGIAAVLTFMLFMTFDQSVYITAQQMASGLDSFTLLAIPFFILAGNIMNRGGIALRLIEFAKVLGGRLPGSLAHCNVLANMMFGSISGSAVASAAAVGGVMAPMQKKEGYDPAYSAAVNISSCPTGLLIPPSTTFIVYSLITNGTSIAALFVAGYIPGLLMGLGIMAIAGVIARKRGYPVSPRPSWREVVHKTADALLPLGLIVVVMGGIIGGVFTATEASAVAVVYTLFLALVWYREIGLKDLPAIILESAVTTSIVLLMIGCSIAMSKVMAFADIPYTISDALLAVSDNPLVLFLVINIALLVVGTFMDMTPALLIFTPIFLPVVQDLGMDPVHFGVMMTFNLSIGICTPPVGSALFVGCSVAKVSIGNVLRPLLPFYAVLVVLLLAVTYIPALSLTLPRLVLGY; this is encoded by the coding sequence ATGGAACTGCAAAGCGCGCTCACGCTGTTCGGCGTCTTCGGCCTGCTGATGGTGATCGGCGTGCCGATCGCCTTCGCCATCGGCATTGCCGCCGTGCTGACCTTCATGCTGTTCATGACCTTCGACCAGTCGGTCTACATCACCGCGCAGCAGATGGCGTCGGGACTGGACAGCTTCACGCTGCTCGCCATCCCGTTCTTCATCCTGGCCGGCAACATCATGAACCGCGGCGGCATCGCGCTGCGCCTGATCGAGTTCGCCAAGGTGCTCGGCGGCCGCCTGCCCGGCTCGCTCGCCCACTGCAACGTGCTCGCCAACATGATGTTCGGCTCGATCTCGGGGTCGGCGGTCGCCTCCGCGGCCGCGGTCGGCGGCGTCATGGCGCCGATGCAGAAGAAGGAAGGCTACGACCCGGCCTATTCGGCCGCCGTCAACATCTCCTCCTGCCCGACCGGGCTGCTCATCCCGCCCTCGACCACCTTCATCGTCTATTCGCTGATCACCAACGGCACGTCGATCGCGGCCCTGTTCGTCGCCGGCTACATCCCCGGCCTTCTGATGGGCCTCGGCATCATGGCCATCGCGGGGGTCATCGCCAGGAAGCGCGGCTATCCGGTGTCGCCGCGGCCGTCGTGGCGCGAGGTCGTGCACAAGACCGCCGACGCGCTGCTGCCGCTCGGCCTGATCGTCGTCGTCATGGGCGGCATCATCGGCGGCGTGTTCACCGCGACCGAGGCCTCGGCGGTGGCGGTCGTCTACACGCTGTTCCTGGCGCTGGTGTGGTACCGCGAGATCGGTCTGAAGGACCTGCCGGCGATCATCCTGGAATCGGCGGTGACGACCTCGATCGTGCTGCTGATGATCGGCTGCTCCATCGCCATGTCCAAGGTCATGGCCTTCGCCGACATCCCCTACACCATCTCCGACGCGCTGCTGGCGGTCTCGGACAATCCGCTGGTGCTGTTCCTGGTGATCAACATCGCGCTGCTGGTCGTCGGCACCTTCATGGACATGACGCCGGCGCTGCTGATCTTCACGCCGATCTTCCTGCCCGTCGTGCAGGACCTCGGCATGGATCCGGTCCACTTCGGCGTGATGATGACCTTCAACCTCTCCATCGGCATCTGCACACCACCGGTCGGCTCGGCGCTGTTTGTCGGCTGCTCGGTGGCCAAGGTGTCGATCGGCAACGTGCTCAGGCCGCTGTTGCCCTTCTACGCGGTCCTGGTCGTGCTGCTCCTCGCCGTCACCTACATCCCGGCGCTCAGCCTGACGCTGCCGCGCCTCGTCCTCGGCTACTGA